One part of the Vicia villosa cultivar HV-30 ecotype Madison, WI linkage group LG6, Vvil1.0, whole genome shotgun sequence genome encodes these proteins:
- the LOC131613515 gene encoding uncharacterized protein LOC131613515, giving the protein MILGSLNVRGCGNALKRRRITDIIKKGNADMFFIQESKLSHTEDFVVNSLWSNTEIGFSFSNSEGLSGGIISLWRTDRVEVIHSFRSEGFLGNKVVWKEGIYYVVNVYSSCCLEKKKVLWRNLLDLKRRLCDGEWIIGGDFNATKSSSERKGRRNYEGDIGSDLFGGFIGESGLVDVPCKGKRFSWFSGDGRSMSRIDRFLISNNIVNKWGVVGQLMLEQDLF; this is encoded by the coding sequence ATGATTTTAGGTTCCTTAAATGTGCGAGGGTGTGGTAATGCGCTTAAAAGGAGGAGGATTACCGATATAATAAAAAAGGGGAATGCGGATATGTTTTTTATTCAAGAATCAAAGTTATCTCATACGGAGGATTTTGTTGTTAATAGCTTATGGAGTAATACGGAAATTggattttctttttctaattcgGAAGGTTTGTCGGGAGGAATTATCTCTCTTTGGAGGACGGATAGGGTGGAGGTTATTCATAGTTTTAGAAGCGAAGGTTTTTTGGGGAATAAAGTTGTGTGGAAGGAAGGGATTTATTATGTGGTTAATGTTTACTCTTCTTGTTGTTTGGAGAAGAAAAAAGTGTTGTGGAGAAATTTGTTAGATTTGAAACGTAGGTTGTGTGATGGGGAATGGATAATTGGAGGGGATTTCAATGCTACTAAAAGTTCTAGTGAAAGAAAGGGTAGGAGGAATTATGAAGGTGACATTGGCTCCGATTTGTTTGGTGGATTTATCGGGGAGAGTGGTTTGGTGGATGTTCCTTGTAAAGGAAAGAGATTTTCGTGGTTTAGTGGAGATGGGAGATCTATGAGTAGAATCGACCGTTTCTTGATTTCAAATAATATTGTAAACAAGTGGGGTGTAGTGGGGCAacttatgttagaacaagatttgttctga
- the LOC131613516 gene encoding uncharacterized protein LOC131613516 — protein sequence MDPIKYLFEKPALTGRIVCWQMLLSEYDIQYRAQKAIKGSVLADHLASQPIDDDQSLQDDFPDEEIMYLKSKDYEEPLHGEGPDPESRWGLIFDGAVNAYGRGIGAVIVMPQVINQIKGERETRHPGLIPFRDYAQRLLTFFNKVEFHHIPREENQMADALATLASMYQVKFPNEAPQITIMRLDRPAHVVTVEAVTNDKPWFYDIKIFLQKQEYQPGASSKDRRTLRRLYACVFPISFLKEDDSLYGASKMFPAKKFGNDRSFTIYGWPSQNDEDSLLKNLILQVISLLV from the exons atggatccaatcaaatacttgTTTGAAAAGCCAGCGTTGACTGGAAGAATTGTCTGCTGGCAAATGTTATTATCAGAGTACGACATCCAATATCGTGCCCAAaaagccatcaaaggaagtgttttaGCCGATCATTTGGCCTCCCAACCTATTGATGATGATCAATCATTACAAGACGATTTCCCAGACGAAGAAATCATGTATTTGAAATCAAAAGATTATGAAGAACCTTTACATGGAGAAGGACCTGATCCTGAATCCCGGTGGGGTTTGATATTTGATGGAGCTGTTAACGCTTACGGTcgaggaattggggcagtcaTTGTTATGCCACAAG tcattaatcaaatcaaaggagaacgGGAAACCCGTCATCCTGGCTTAATTCCTTTCAGAGATTATGCCCAAAGATTGCTAaccttcttcaacaaagttgaattccatcaCATACCGCGTGAGGAAAATCAAATGGCAGATGCATTGGCTACTCTAGCTTCCATGTATCAAGTGAAGTTTCCAAATGAAGCTCCTCAAATTACAATCATGCGCCTGGATAGACCGGCTCATGTTGTCACCGTTGAAGCTGTCACAAATGACAAGCCATGGTTTTATGACATCAAAATCTTTTTACAAAAACAAGAGTACCAACCTGGGGCATCTAGCAAAGACAGAAGGACTTTAAGAAGATTGTATG CTTGTGTGTTCCCAATTTccttcttgaaagaagatgacaGTCTCTACGGGGCAAGTAAGATGTTTCCAGCAAAGAAGTTTGGGAATGATAGAAGTTTCACAATATATGGTTGGCCTTCTCAAAATGATGAAGACAGTCTGTTGAAGAACCTGATTTTGCAAGTGATTAGTCTCTTGGTGTAA